In Cydia pomonella isolate Wapato2018A chromosome 1, ilCydPomo1, whole genome shotgun sequence, one genomic interval encodes:
- the LOC133525939 gene encoding uncharacterized protein LOC133525939, giving the protein MLYQHPEYQVMTKPVDDVMDVVVLHHDVGLARTRSDMRLRVGEHWLRSVPTPVASIASYDVSELKGREVDVLGFGTTDEKPIARHLHRVRLLVQDCDREGWLHCACATGAERGVCAGDSGGPVLYNGTQVHTTDLGYHELIKMANHFNKFGQ; this is encoded by the exons ATGCTGTACCAGCACCCGGA GTACCAGGTGATGACGAAGCCCGTCGACGACGTCATGGACGTAGTGGTGCTCCACCACGACGTGGGCTTGGCGCGGACCCGCAGCGACATGCGGCTGCGCGTTGGCGAACACTGGCTGCGCTCCGTGCCCACTCCTGTCGCCAGCATCGCCAGTTATGACGTCAGTGAGCTCAAAGGACGGGAAGTTGAT GTGCTCGGTTTCGGCACGACGGACGAGAAGCCGATAGCGCGACACCTTCACAGAGTAAGGCTGCTGGTGCAGGACTGCGACCGCGAGGGCTGGCTGCACTGCGCGTGTGCGACGGGCGCGGAGCGCGGTGTGTGCGCGGGCGACTCGGGCGGGCCCGTGCTCTATAACGGCACGCAGGTTCACACCACTGACTTAGGTTACCACGAACTTATTAAAATGGCTAACCATTTTAATAAGTTTGGACAGTGA
- the LOC133525880 gene encoding FMRFamide receptor-like isoform X1, giving the protein MSGDGRNGTNGTLECDSDADVSESDKLFRFVVHGVLLNVVGCGGLLGNALCVAVLSRPQMRSSINCLLAGLAAADAALLVASVLLFGLSAVFPYTGRLRYYYYHICPRLAPLAYPLALVAQTMSVYLTLVVTAERWVAVCRPLRARALCTPRRARFAVVGVAIFAFAYNAPKFLEVEVVRIPALGEGADNEEDAIYCVAAAEFRSELYVAVYVHWLYLLVMYAVPFTALAVLNAAIVRQVNTSDTSHLQRPALRGRVYVHWLYLLVMYAVPFTALAVPNAAIVRQVRRAQAERARLSRSQRRELSLATMLLVVVLVFFLCNLLPLVTNSFEVFLGSELERLDALVKTSNLLVTINSSANFLIYVLFGDKFKRVFLATFCRPALAWLPCIRRREESPENTRDDSCASGPERLSLRVSLARDTTLRRSGPRRPRPRRPEPAPTVYYPATPSSSITTLPNDLPHNGHARDHF; this is encoded by the exons ATGAGCGGCGACGGCCGCAACGGCACCAACGGCACGCTCGAGTGCGACTCGGACGCCGACGTGTCCGAGTCCGACAAACTGTTCCGATTTGTCGTGCACGGCGTGCTGCTGAATGTGGTAGGCTGTGGGGGGCTGCTGGGCAATGCGCTGTGCGTGGCCGTGCTCAGCCGGCCACAG ATGCGCTCATCGATAAACTGCCTGCTGGCCGGGCTCGCGGCCGCCGACGCAGCCCTCCTGGTGGCCAGCGTGCTGCTGTTTGGGCTGTCGGCCGTGTTCCCGTACACGGGCCGCCTGCGCTACTACTACTACCACATCTGCCCGAGGCTCGCCCCGCTGGCGTACCCGCTGGCGCTGGTGGCGCAGACCATGTCGGTGTACCTGACGCTGGTGGTGACGGCGGAGCGCTGGGTGGCGGTGTGCCggccgctgcgcgcgcgcgcgctgtgcacgccgcgccgcgcccgctTCGCTGTCGTCGGTGTCGCTATATTCGCGTTTGCCTATAACGCGCCCAAGTTTCTTGAG GTGGAAGTGGTTCGCATCCCAGCGCTGGGCGAGGGCGCGGACAACGAGGAGGACGCCATATACTGCGTGGCAGCGGCCGAGTTCCGCAGCGAGCTCTACGTGGCCGTGTACGTGCACTGGCTCTACCTACTCGTCATGTACGCCGTACCCTTCACCGCGCTCGCGGTGCTCAACGCAGCCATCGTGCGACAGGTGAACACTAGTGATACGTCACACCTACAGCGGCCAGCCCTACGTGGCCGTGTATACGTGCACTGGCTCTACCTGCTCGTCATGTACGCCGTGCCCTTCACCGCGCTCGCCGTGCCCAACGCGGCCATCGTGCGACAG GTGCGTCGCGCGCAAGCGGAGCGGGCGCGGCTGTCCCGCTCGCAGCGACGCGAGCTGTCGCTCGCCACCATGCTGCTGGTCGTCGTGCTGGTCTTCTTCCTCTGCAACTTGCTGCCGCTCGTCACAAACTCCTTCGAG GTGTTTCTTGGTTCGGAGCTGGAACGGCTGGACGCGCTGGTGAAGACCTCCAACCTGCTCGTAACTATCAACTCCTCTGCCAATTTCCTCATCTACGTGCTCTTCGGCGATAAGTTCAAGCGCGTTTTTCTCGCCACGTTCTGTCGGCCGGCGCTGGCCTGGCTGCCGTGCATCCGCCGGCGCGAGGAGTCGCCCGAGAACACTAGAGACGACTCCTGCGCGTCGGGCCCCGAGAGGCTGAGCCTCCGCGTGTCCCTGGCCCGGGACACGACCCTGCGCCGCTCGGGCCCGCGCCGGCCGCGCCCGCGGCGCCCGGAGCCGGCGCCGACCGTGTACTACCCGGCCACGCCCTCCTCCTCGATCACGACCCTCCCCAACGACTTGCCGCATAACGGTCACGCGCGTGACCACTTCTAG
- the LOC133525880 gene encoding FMRFamide receptor-like isoform X2 encodes MSGDGRNGTNGTLECDSDADVSESDKLFRFVVHGVLLNVVGCGGLLGNALCVAVLSRPQMRSSINCLLAGLAAADAALLVASVLLFGLSAVFPYTGRLRYYYYHICPRLAPLAYPLALVAQTMSVYLTLVVTAERWVAVCRPLRARALCTPRRARFAVVGVAIFAFAYNAPKFLEVEVVRIPALGEGADNEEDAIYCVAAAEFRSELYVAVYVHWLYLLVMYAVPFTALAVLNAAIVRQVRRAQAERARLSRSQRRELSLATMLLVVVLVFFLCNLLPLVTNSFEVFLGSELERLDALVKTSNLLVTINSSANFLIYVLFGDKFKRVFLATFCRPALAWLPCIRRREESPENTRDDSCASGPERLSLRVSLARDTTLRRSGPRRPRPRRPEPAPTVYYPATPSSSITTLPNDLPHNGHARDHF; translated from the exons ATGAGCGGCGACGGCCGCAACGGCACCAACGGCACGCTCGAGTGCGACTCGGACGCCGACGTGTCCGAGTCCGACAAACTGTTCCGATTTGTCGTGCACGGCGTGCTGCTGAATGTGGTAGGCTGTGGGGGGCTGCTGGGCAATGCGCTGTGCGTGGCCGTGCTCAGCCGGCCACAG ATGCGCTCATCGATAAACTGCCTGCTGGCCGGGCTCGCGGCCGCCGACGCAGCCCTCCTGGTGGCCAGCGTGCTGCTGTTTGGGCTGTCGGCCGTGTTCCCGTACACGGGCCGCCTGCGCTACTACTACTACCACATCTGCCCGAGGCTCGCCCCGCTGGCGTACCCGCTGGCGCTGGTGGCGCAGACCATGTCGGTGTACCTGACGCTGGTGGTGACGGCGGAGCGCTGGGTGGCGGTGTGCCggccgctgcgcgcgcgcgcgctgtgcacgccgcgccgcgcccgctTCGCTGTCGTCGGTGTCGCTATATTCGCGTTTGCCTATAACGCGCCCAAGTTTCTTGAG GTGGAAGTGGTTCGCATCCCAGCGCTGGGCGAGGGCGCGGACAACGAGGAGGACGCCATATACTGCGTGGCAGCGGCCGAGTTCCGCAGCGAGCTCTACGTGGCCGTGTACGTGCACTGGCTCTACCTACTCGTCATGTACGCCGTACCCTTCACCGCGCTCGCGGTGCTCAACGCAGCCATCGTGCGACAG GTGCGTCGCGCGCAAGCGGAGCGGGCGCGGCTGTCCCGCTCGCAGCGACGCGAGCTGTCGCTCGCCACCATGCTGCTGGTCGTCGTGCTGGTCTTCTTCCTCTGCAACTTGCTGCCGCTCGTCACAAACTCCTTCGAG GTGTTTCTTGGTTCGGAGCTGGAACGGCTGGACGCGCTGGTGAAGACCTCCAACCTGCTCGTAACTATCAACTCCTCTGCCAATTTCCTCATCTACGTGCTCTTCGGCGATAAGTTCAAGCGCGTTTTTCTCGCCACGTTCTGTCGGCCGGCGCTGGCCTGGCTGCCGTGCATCCGCCGGCGCGAGGAGTCGCCCGAGAACACTAGAGACGACTCCTGCGCGTCGGGCCCCGAGAGGCTGAGCCTCCGCGTGTCCCTGGCCCGGGACACGACCCTGCGCCGCTCGGGCCCGCGCCGGCCGCGCCCGCGGCGCCCGGAGCCGGCGCCGACCGTGTACTACCCGGCCACGCCCTCCTCCTCGATCACGACCCTCCCCAACGACTTGCCGCATAACGGTCACGCGCGTGACCACTTCTAG
- the LOC133531302 gene encoding uncharacterized protein LOC133531302, translating to MWDSTAPPESPEHTPLTEPTAQAQCRQPPRPHAASRSRKYLRAVIEHGPAGVAGAHAADRADRAGAVPPAPAPARGQPQPQSTAPPESPEHTPLTEPTAQAQCRQPPRPHAASRSRKYLRAVIEHGPAGVAGAHAADRADRAGAVPPAPAPARGQPQPQSTAPPESPEHTPLTEPTAQAQCRQPPRPHAASRSRKYLRAVIEHGPAGVAGAHAADRADRAGAVPPAPAPARGQPQLQVPACRYRARPRRSRRSTRR from the exons ATGTGGGac AGCACGGCCCCGCCGGAGTCGCCGGAGCACACGCCGCTGACCGAGCCGACCGCGCAGGCGCAGTGCCGCCAGCCCCCGCGCCCGCACGCGGCCAGCCGCAGCCGCAAGTACCTGCGTGCCGTTATAGAGCACGGCCCCGCCGGAGTCGCCGGAGCACACGCCGCTGACCGAGCCGACCGCGCAGGCGCAGTGCCGCCAGCCCCCGCGCCCGCACGCGGCCAGCCGCAGCCGCAA AGCACGGCCCCGCCGGAGTCGCCGGAGCACACGCCGCTGACCGAGCCGACCGCGCAGGCGCAGTGCCGCCAGCCCCCGCGCCCGCACGCGGCCAGCCGCAGCCGCAAGTACCTGCGTGCCGTTATAGAGCACGGCCCCGCCGGAGTCGCCGGAGCACACGCCGCTGACCGAGCCGACCGCGCAGGCGCAGTGCCGCCAGCCCCCGCGCCCGCACGCGGCCAGCCGCAGCCGCAA AGCACGGCCCCGCCGGAGTCGCCGGAGCACACGCCGCTGACCGAGCCGACCGCGCAGGCGCAGTGCCGCCAGCCCCCGCGCCCGCACGCGGCCAGCCGCAGCCGCAAGTACCTGCGTGCCGTTATAGAGCACGGCCCCGCCGGAGTCGCCGGAGCACACGCCGCTGACCGAGCCGACCGCGCAGGCGCAGTGCCGCCAGCCCCCGCGCCCGCACGCGGCCAGCCGCAGCTGCAAGTACCTGCGTGCCGTTATAGAGCACGGCCCCGCCGGAGTCGCCGGAGCACACGCCGCTGA
- the LOC133525984 gene encoding chymotrypsin-2-like translates to MLKGLVLVVLCAACEVTARYAFFRSLGREASARRIFGGTEAPAGAYPGACALLDSSLAPRCSCTVLATRWALTAAHCAKPEVAYVQFNGRDRSDSNLATVKLVYAHPSFEAVVRDLGEGPDVVTLQHDLGLVRTRSNMVLSSYSYFPVPRAPRTNGDIVSGMMLYHIEDLIDKDIDILGYGMTDVKPAGERLREVRLKMATCGREGWRHCACAVGSVSGVCSGDSGGAVLYNGTQVLAAAAGRVRARGLAALRLRGRLGQRRVLRRLRRGRAL, encoded by the exons ATGCTGAAGGGGTTGGTGCTGGTTGTGTTGTGTGCGGCGTGTGAAGTCACCGCGCGATATGCATTCTTCCGGTCGTTAGGACGCGAGGCCAGTGCGCGGCGCATCTTCGGTGGCACGGAG GCCCCGGCGGGCGCGTACCCGGGCGCCTGCGCGCTGCTGGACTCCTCGCTGGCGCCGCGCTGCTCCTGCACGGTGCTGGCAACGCGCTGGGCGCTCACGGCGGCGCACTGCGCGAAGCCCGAGGTGGCCTACGTGCAGTTTAATGGACGGGATCGCTCCGACTCCAATCTCGCGACTGTAAAGCTCGTCTACGCACATCCCTC GTTCGAGGCCGTGGTGAGGGACCTGGGCGAGGGCCCGGACGTGGTGACGCTGCAGCACGACCTGGGCCTGGTGCGCACGCGCAGCAACATGGTGCTCTCCTCCTACTCGTACTTCCCCGTCCCCCGCGCCCCGCGCACCAACGGCGACATCGTCAGCGGCATGATGCTGTACCATATCGAGGATCTGATAGATAAGGATATTGAT ATTTTGGGCTACGGTATGACGGACGTGAAGCCGGCGGGCGAGCGACTGCGGGAGGTGCGGTTGAAGATGGCCACATGCGGGCGCGAGGGCTGGCGGCACTGCGCCTGCGCGGTCGGCTCGGTCAGCGGCGTGTGCTCCGGCGACTCCGGCGGGGCCGTGCTCTATAACGGCACGCAGGTACTTGCGGCTGCGGCTGGCCGCGTGCGGGCGCGGGGGCTGGCGGCACTGCGTCTGCGCGGTCGGCTCGGTCAGCGGCGTGTGCTCCGGCGACTCCGGCGGGGCCGTGCTCTATAA